In Macaca fascicularis isolate 582-1 chromosome X, T2T-MFA8v1.1, one DNA window encodes the following:
- the PCSK1N gene encoding proSAAS isoform X2 — protein sequence MAGSPLLWGPRAGGVGLLVLLLLGLFQPPSALCARPVKEPRGLSAASPPLAETGDPRRFRRSVPRGEAAAGAVQELARALAHLLEAERQERARAEAQEAEDQQARVLAQLLRVWGAPRNSDPALGLDDDPDAPAAQLARALLRARLDPAALAAQLVPAPVPAAALRPRPPVYDDGPAGPDAEEAGDETPDVDPELLRYLLGRILAGSADSEGVAAPRRLRRAADQDVGSDVPPEGVLGALLRVKRLETPAPQVPARRLLPP from the exons ATGGCGGGGTCGCCGCTGCTCTGGGGGCCGCGGGCCGGGGGCGTCGGCCttttggtgctgctgctgctgggcctCTTTCAGCCGCCCTCCGCGCTCTGCGCGCGGCCGGTAAAG GAGCCCCGCGGCCTAAGCGCAGCGTCGCCGCCCTTGGCTGAGACTGGCGATCCCCGCCGCTTCCGGCGGTCAGTGCCCCGAGGTgaggcggcggcgggggcggtgCAGGAGCTAGCGCGGGCTCTGGCGCATCTGCTGGAGGCCGAACGTCAGGAGAGGGCGCGGGCCGAGgcgcaggaggctgaggatcagCAGGCGCGCGTCCTGGCGCAGCTGCTGCGTGTTTGGGGCGCCCCCCGCAACTCTGACCCGGCTCTGGGCCTGGACGACGACCCCGACGCGCCTGCAGCGCAGCTAGCTCGCGCTCTGCTCCGCGCCCGCCTTGACCCTGCCGCCCTCGCAGCCCAGCTTGTCCCCGCGCCTGTCCCCGCCGCAGCGCTCAGACCCCGGCCCCCAGTCTACGACGACGGCCCCGCGGGCCCAGATGCCGAGGAGGCAGGCGACGAGACACCCGACGTGGACCCCGAGCTGCTGAG GTACTTGCTGGGACGGATTCTTGCCGGAAGCGCGGACTCCGAGGGGGTGGCAGCCCCGCGCCGCCTCCGCCGTGCCGCCGACCAGGATGTGGGCTCCGACGTGCCCCCTGAGGGCGTGCTGGGGGCACTGCTGCGCGTGAAACGCCTAGAGACCCCGGCGCCCCAGGTGCCTGCACGCCGCCTCTTGCCACCCTGA
- the HDAC6 gene encoding protein deacetylase HDAC6 isoform X13 yields MGGYNLRALAEGVSASLHTLLGDPCPMLESPGAPCRSAQASVSCALEALEPFWEVLVRSSRKWAETVEGDNMEEDNVEENEEEGPWEPPVLPILTWPVLQSRTGLVYDQSMMNHCNLWDSHHPEVPQRILRIMCRLEELGLAGRCLTLTPRPATEAELLTCHSAEYVGHLRATEKMKTRELHRESSNFDSIYICPSTFACAQLATGAACRLVEAVLSGEVLNGAAVVRPPGHHAEQDAACGFCFFNSVAVAARHAQAISGRALRILIVDWDVHHGNGTQHMFEDDPSVLYVSLHRYDHGTFFPMGDEGASSQIGRAAGTGFTVNVAWNGPRMGDADYLAAWHRLVLPIAYEFNPELVLVSAGFDAARGDPLGGCQVSPEGYAHLTHLLMGLASGRIILILEGGYNLTSISESMAACTRSLLGDPPPLLTLPRPPLSGALASITETIQVHRRYWRSLRVMKVEDREGPSSSKLVTKKAPQPAKPRLAERMTTREKKVLEAGMGKITSASSGEESTPGQTKSETAVVALTQDQSSEAATGGATLAQTISEAAVGGAMLGQTTSEEAVGGATPDQTTSEKTVGGATLDQTTSEDAVGGATLGQTTSEEAVGGATLAQTTSEAAMEGATLDQTTSEEAPGGTELIQTPLASSTDHQTPPTSPVQGTTPQISPSTLIENLRTLELGSKSQGASESQAPGEENLLGEAAGGQDMADSMLMQGSRGLTDQAIFYAVTPLPWCPHLVAVCPIPAAGLDVTQPCGDCGTIQENWVCLSCYQVYCGRYINGHMLQHHENSGHPLVLSYIDLSTWCYYCQAYVHHQALLDVKNIAHQNKFGEDMPHPH; encoded by the exons ATG GGTGGCTACAACCTCCGCGCCCTGGCTGAAGGTGTCAGTGCTTCGCTCCACACCCTTCTGGGAGACCCTTGCCCCATGCTGGAGTCACCTGGTGCCCCCTGCCGGAG tGCCCAGGCTTCAGTCTCCTGTGCTCTGGAAGCCCTTGAGCCCTTCTGGGAGGTTCTTGTGAGATCAAGTAGGAAGTGGG CTGAGACTGTGGAGGGGGACAACATGGAGGAGGACAATGTAgaggagaatgaggaggaaggACCCTGGGAGCCCCCTGTGCTCCCAATCCTGACGTGGCCAGTGCTACAGTCTCGCACAGGGCTGGTCTATGACCAAAGTATGATGAATCACTGCAACTTGTGGGACAG CCACCACCCTGAGGTACCACAGCGCATCTTGCGGATCATGTGCCGTCTGGAGGAGCTGGGCCTTGCTGGGCGCTGCCTCACCCTGACACCGCGCCCCGCCACAGAGGCTGAGCTGCTCACCTGCCACAG TGCTGAGTATGTGGGTCATCTCCGGgccacagagaaaatgaaaacccGGGAGCTGCACCGTGAGAGTTCCAACTTTGACTCCATCTACATCTGCCCCAGTACCTTCGCCTGTGCACAGCTTGCCACTGGCGCTGCCTGCCGCCTGGTGGAGGCTGTGCTCTCGGGAGAG GTTCTGAATGGTGCTGCTGTGGTGCGTCCCCCAGGACACCACGCGGAGCAGGATGCAGCTTGCGGTTTTTGCTTTTTCAACTCCGTGGCTGTGGCTGCTCGCCATGCCCAGGCTATCAGTGGGCGTGCCCTGCG GATCCTGATTGTGGATTGGGATGTCCACCATGGTAATGGAACTCAGCACATGTTTGAGGATGACCCCAG TGTGCTATATGTGTCCCTGCACCGCTATGATCATGGCACCTTCTTCCCCATGGGGGATGAGGGTGCCAGCAGCCAGATCGGCCGGGCTGCTGGCACAGGCTTCACCGTCAACGTGGCATGGAACGGGCCCCGCATGGGTGACGCTGACTACCTAGCTGCCTGGCATCGCCTGGTGCTTCCCATTGCCTACGAG tttaACCCAGAACTGGTGCTGGTCTCAGCTGGCTTTGATGCTGCACGGGGGGACCCGCTGGGGGGCTGCCAGGTGTCACCTGAGGGTTATGCCCACCTCACCCACCTGCTGATGGGCCTTGCCAGTGGCCGCATTATCCTTATTCTAGAG GGTGGCTATAACCTGACATCCATCTCAGAGTCCATGGCTGCCTGCACTCGCTCCCTCCTTGGAGACCCGCCACCCCTGCTGACCCTGCCACGGCCCCCTCTATCAGGGGCCCTGGCCTCAATCACTGAGACCATCCAAGTCCATCGCAGATACTGGCGCAGCTTACGGGTCATGA AGGTAGAAGACAGAGAGGGACCCTCCAGTTCTAAGTTGGTCACCAAGAAGGCACCCCAACCAGCCAAACCTAGGTTAGCTGAGCGGATGACCACACGAGAAAAGAAGGTTCTGGAAGCAGGCATGGGAAAGATCACCTCGGCATCATCTGGGGAAGAGTCCACTCCAGGCCAGACTAAGTCAGAGACAGCTGTGGTGGCCCTCACTCAGGACCAGTCCTCAGAGGCAGCCACAGGGGGAGCCACACTGGCCCAGACCATCTCTGAGGCAGCCGTTGGGGGAGCCATGCTGGGCCAGACCACCTCAGAGGAGGCTGTCGGGGGAGCCACTCCGGACCAGACCACCTCAGAGAAGACTGTGGGAGGAGCCACTCTGGACCAGACCACCTCAGAGGATGCTGTTGGGGGAGCCACGCTGGGCCAGACTACCTCAGAGGAGGCTGTAGGAGGAGCTACACTGGCCCAGACCACCTCGGAGGCAGCCATGGAGGGAGCCACACTGGACCAGACTACGTCAGAGGAGGCTCCAGGGGGCACCGAGCTGATCCAAACTCCTCTAGCCTCGAGCACAGACCACCAGACCCCCCCAACCTCACCTGTGCAGGGAACTACACCCCAGATATCTCCCAGTACACTGATTGAGAATCTCAGGACCTTGGAGCTAGGCAGCAAATCTCAG GGGGCctcagaatctcaggccccaggAGAGGAGAACCTACTAGGAGAGGCAGCTGGAGGTCAGGACATGGCTGATTCGATGCTGATGCAGGGATCTAGGGGCCTCACTGATCAG GCCATATTTTATGCTGTGACACCACTGCCCTGGTGTCCCCATTTGGTGGCAGTATGCCCCATACCTGCAGCAGGCCTAGACGTGACCCAACCTTGTGGGGACTGTGGAACAATCCAAGAGAATTGGGTGTGTCTCTCTTGCTATCAG GTCTACTGTGGTCGTTACATCAATGGCCACATGCTCCAACACCATGAAAATTCTGGACACCCGCTGGTCCTCAGCTACATCGACCTGTCAACCTGGTGTTACTACTGTCAGGCCTATGTCCACCACCAG GCTCTCCTAGATGTGAAGAACATCGCCCACCAGAACAAGTTTGGGGAGGATATGCCCCACCCACACTAA
- the ERAS gene encoding GTPase ERas: MELPTKPGTFDLGLATWSPSFQGETHRAQARCRDVGRQLPEYKAVVVGASGVGKSALTIQLNHQCFVEDHDPTIQDSYWKELTLDSGDCILNVLDTAGQAIHRALRDQCLAVCDGVLGVFALDDPSSLIQLQQIWATWGPHPAQPLVLVGNKCDLVTTAGDAHAAAAALAHSWGAHFVETSAKTRQGVEEAFSLLVHEIQRVQEAMAKEPMARSCREKARHQKATCHCGCSVA, from the coding sequence ATGGAGCTGCCAACAAAGCCTGGCACCTTCGACCTGGGCCTGGCCACATGGAGCCCTTCCTTCCAGGGGGAAACCCACCGGGCACAGGCACGCTGCAGGGATGTTGGCAGGCAGCTGCCTGAGTACAaggctgtggtggtgggcgcgAGTGGCGTGGGCAAGAGTGCGCTGACCATCCAGCTGAACCACCAGTGCTTCGTGGAGGACCATGACCCCACCATCCAGGATTCCTACTGGAAGGAGTTGACCCTGGACAGTGGGGACTGCATTCTGAATGTGTTGGACACAGCAGGGCAGGCCATCCATAGGGCCCTGCGTGACCAGTGCCTGGCTGTCTGTGATGGTGTGCTGGGCGTCTTCGCTCTCGATGACCCCTCGTCTCTGATCCAGCTGCAACAGATATGGGCCACCTGGGGCCCTCACCCCGCCCAGCCCCTTGTCCTCGTGGGCAACAAGTGTGACCTTGTGACCACCGCTGGAGATGCTCATGCCGCTGCTGCAGCCCTTGCACACAGCTGGGGGGCCCACTTCGTGGAGACCTCAGCCAAAACACGGCAAGGCGTGGAGGAGGCCTTTTCTCTGCTGGTCCATGAGATCCAGAGGGTCCAGGAGGCCATGGCCAAGGAGCCCATGGCAAGGTCCTGTAGGGAGAAGGCCCGGCACCAGAAGGCCACCTGCCACTGTGGCTGCTCTGTGGCCTGA
- the HDAC6 gene encoding protein deacetylase HDAC6 isoform X14 — MGGYNLRALAEGVSASLHTLLGDPCPMLESPGAPCRSAQASVSCALEALEPFWEVLVRSTETVEGDNMEEDNVEENEEEGPWEPPVLPILTWPVLQSRTGLVYDQSMMNHCNLWDSHHPEVPQRILRIMCRLEELGLAGRCLTLTPRPATEAELLTCHSAEYVGHLRATEKMKTRELHRESSNFDSIYICPSTFACAQLATGAACRLVEAVLSGEVLNGAAVVRPPGHHAEQDAACGFCFFNSVAVAARHAQAISGRALRILIVDWDVHHGNGTQHMFEDDPSVLYVSLHRYDHGTFFPMGDEGASSQIGRAAGTGFTVNVAWNGPRMGDADYLAAWHRLVLPIAYEFNPELVLVSAGFDAARGDPLGGCQVSPEGYAHLTHLLMGLASGRIILILEGGYNLTSISESMAACTRSLLGDPPPLLTLPRPPLSGALASITETIQVHRRYWRSLRVMKVEDREGPSSSKLVTKKAPQPAKPRLAERMTTREKKVLEAGMGKITSASSGEESTPGQTKSETAVVALTQDQSSEAATGGATLAQTISEAAVGGAMLGQTTSEEAVGGATPDQTTSEKTVGGATLDQTTSEDAVGGATLGQTTSEEAVGGATLAQTTSEAAMEGATLDQTTSEEAPGGTELIQTPLASSTDHQTPPTSPVQGTTPQISPSTLIENLRTLELGSKSQGASESQAPGEENLLGEAAGGQDMADSMLMQGSRGLTDQAIFYAVTPLPWCPHLVAVCPIPAAGLDVTQPCGDCGTIQENWVCLSCYQVYCGRYINGHMLQHHENSGHPLVLSYIDLSTWCYYCQAYVHHQALLDVKNIAHQNKFGEDMPHPH, encoded by the exons ATG GGTGGCTACAACCTCCGCGCCCTGGCTGAAGGTGTCAGTGCTTCGCTCCACACCCTTCTGGGAGACCCTTGCCCCATGCTGGAGTCACCTGGTGCCCCCTGCCGGAG tGCCCAGGCTTCAGTCTCCTGTGCTCTGGAAGCCCTTGAGCCCTTCTGGGAGGTTCTTGTGAGATCAA CTGAGACTGTGGAGGGGGACAACATGGAGGAGGACAATGTAgaggagaatgaggaggaaggACCCTGGGAGCCCCCTGTGCTCCCAATCCTGACGTGGCCAGTGCTACAGTCTCGCACAGGGCTGGTCTATGACCAAAGTATGATGAATCACTGCAACTTGTGGGACAG CCACCACCCTGAGGTACCACAGCGCATCTTGCGGATCATGTGCCGTCTGGAGGAGCTGGGCCTTGCTGGGCGCTGCCTCACCCTGACACCGCGCCCCGCCACAGAGGCTGAGCTGCTCACCTGCCACAG TGCTGAGTATGTGGGTCATCTCCGGgccacagagaaaatgaaaacccGGGAGCTGCACCGTGAGAGTTCCAACTTTGACTCCATCTACATCTGCCCCAGTACCTTCGCCTGTGCACAGCTTGCCACTGGCGCTGCCTGCCGCCTGGTGGAGGCTGTGCTCTCGGGAGAG GTTCTGAATGGTGCTGCTGTGGTGCGTCCCCCAGGACACCACGCGGAGCAGGATGCAGCTTGCGGTTTTTGCTTTTTCAACTCCGTGGCTGTGGCTGCTCGCCATGCCCAGGCTATCAGTGGGCGTGCCCTGCG GATCCTGATTGTGGATTGGGATGTCCACCATGGTAATGGAACTCAGCACATGTTTGAGGATGACCCCAG TGTGCTATATGTGTCCCTGCACCGCTATGATCATGGCACCTTCTTCCCCATGGGGGATGAGGGTGCCAGCAGCCAGATCGGCCGGGCTGCTGGCACAGGCTTCACCGTCAACGTGGCATGGAACGGGCCCCGCATGGGTGACGCTGACTACCTAGCTGCCTGGCATCGCCTGGTGCTTCCCATTGCCTACGAG tttaACCCAGAACTGGTGCTGGTCTCAGCTGGCTTTGATGCTGCACGGGGGGACCCGCTGGGGGGCTGCCAGGTGTCACCTGAGGGTTATGCCCACCTCACCCACCTGCTGATGGGCCTTGCCAGTGGCCGCATTATCCTTATTCTAGAG GGTGGCTATAACCTGACATCCATCTCAGAGTCCATGGCTGCCTGCACTCGCTCCCTCCTTGGAGACCCGCCACCCCTGCTGACCCTGCCACGGCCCCCTCTATCAGGGGCCCTGGCCTCAATCACTGAGACCATCCAAGTCCATCGCAGATACTGGCGCAGCTTACGGGTCATGA AGGTAGAAGACAGAGAGGGACCCTCCAGTTCTAAGTTGGTCACCAAGAAGGCACCCCAACCAGCCAAACCTAGGTTAGCTGAGCGGATGACCACACGAGAAAAGAAGGTTCTGGAAGCAGGCATGGGAAAGATCACCTCGGCATCATCTGGGGAAGAGTCCACTCCAGGCCAGACTAAGTCAGAGACAGCTGTGGTGGCCCTCACTCAGGACCAGTCCTCAGAGGCAGCCACAGGGGGAGCCACACTGGCCCAGACCATCTCTGAGGCAGCCGTTGGGGGAGCCATGCTGGGCCAGACCACCTCAGAGGAGGCTGTCGGGGGAGCCACTCCGGACCAGACCACCTCAGAGAAGACTGTGGGAGGAGCCACTCTGGACCAGACCACCTCAGAGGATGCTGTTGGGGGAGCCACGCTGGGCCAGACTACCTCAGAGGAGGCTGTAGGAGGAGCTACACTGGCCCAGACCACCTCGGAGGCAGCCATGGAGGGAGCCACACTGGACCAGACTACGTCAGAGGAGGCTCCAGGGGGCACCGAGCTGATCCAAACTCCTCTAGCCTCGAGCACAGACCACCAGACCCCCCCAACCTCACCTGTGCAGGGAACTACACCCCAGATATCTCCCAGTACACTGATTGAGAATCTCAGGACCTTGGAGCTAGGCAGCAAATCTCAG GGGGCctcagaatctcaggccccaggAGAGGAGAACCTACTAGGAGAGGCAGCTGGAGGTCAGGACATGGCTGATTCGATGCTGATGCAGGGATCTAGGGGCCTCACTGATCAG GCCATATTTTATGCTGTGACACCACTGCCCTGGTGTCCCCATTTGGTGGCAGTATGCCCCATACCTGCAGCAGGCCTAGACGTGACCCAACCTTGTGGGGACTGTGGAACAATCCAAGAGAATTGGGTGTGTCTCTCTTGCTATCAG GTCTACTGTGGTCGTTACATCAATGGCCACATGCTCCAACACCATGAAAATTCTGGACACCCGCTGGTCCTCAGCTACATCGACCTGTCAACCTGGTGTTACTACTGTCAGGCCTATGTCCACCACCAG GCTCTCCTAGATGTGAAGAACATCGCCCACCAGAACAAGTTTGGGGAGGATATGCCCCACCCACACTAA
- the PCSK1N gene encoding proSAAS isoform X1: protein MAGSPLLWGPRAGGVGLLVLLLLGLFQPPSALCARPVKVRLQSGAGWGWGRMPPARVGVGAAPPHPRPSRLPEPRGLSAASPPLAETGDPRRFRRSVPRGEAAAGAVQELARALAHLLEAERQERARAEAQEAEDQQARVLAQLLRVWGAPRNSDPALGLDDDPDAPAAQLARALLRARLDPAALAAQLVPAPVPAAALRPRPPVYDDGPAGPDAEEAGDETPDVDPELLRYLLGRILAGSADSEGVAAPRRLRRAADQDVGSDVPPEGVLGALLRVKRLETPAPQVPARRLLPP from the exons ATGGCGGGGTCGCCGCTGCTCTGGGGGCCGCGGGCCGGGGGCGTCGGCCttttggtgctgctgctgctgggcctCTTTCAGCCGCCCTCCGCGCTCTGCGCGCGGCCGGTAAAGGTGCGACTCCAGTCCGGCgcggggtggggttgggggaggatgCCACCGGCGAGGGTTGGAGTTGGGGCTGCGCCACCTCATCCTCGCCCAAGCCGGCTCCCG GAGCCCCGCGGCCTAAGCGCAGCGTCGCCGCCCTTGGCTGAGACTGGCGATCCCCGCCGCTTCCGGCGGTCAGTGCCCCGAGGTgaggcggcggcgggggcggtgCAGGAGCTAGCGCGGGCTCTGGCGCATCTGCTGGAGGCCGAACGTCAGGAGAGGGCGCGGGCCGAGgcgcaggaggctgaggatcagCAGGCGCGCGTCCTGGCGCAGCTGCTGCGTGTTTGGGGCGCCCCCCGCAACTCTGACCCGGCTCTGGGCCTGGACGACGACCCCGACGCGCCTGCAGCGCAGCTAGCTCGCGCTCTGCTCCGCGCCCGCCTTGACCCTGCCGCCCTCGCAGCCCAGCTTGTCCCCGCGCCTGTCCCCGCCGCAGCGCTCAGACCCCGGCCCCCAGTCTACGACGACGGCCCCGCGGGCCCAGATGCCGAGGAGGCAGGCGACGAGACACCCGACGTGGACCCCGAGCTGCTGAG GTACTTGCTGGGACGGATTCTTGCCGGAAGCGCGGACTCCGAGGGGGTGGCAGCCCCGCGCCGCCTCCGCCGTGCCGCCGACCAGGATGTGGGCTCCGACGTGCCCCCTGAGGGCGTGCTGGGGGCACTGCTGCGCGTGAAACGCCTAGAGACCCCGGCGCCCCAGGTGCCTGCACGCCGCCTCTTGCCACCCTGA